The genomic region CCCGGCTCGGGCCGCTGGCCTCCGCCGCGCAGCGCGAGCGGGTTCGCGGGTACATCGAGCGCGGTCTCGCCGAGGGGGCGCGCATCGTGACCGGCGGCGCCGAGGCGCCCGAGGGGCTGCCGCGCGGCTACTACGTGCGTCCCACGATCTTCGCCGACGTCACCCCGGAGATGACGATCGCCCAGGAGGAGATCTTCGGACCGGTGCTGGCGATCATGCCCTACGACGACGAGGAGGACGCGCTGCGCATCGCCAACGGCACCGTCTACGGCCTCGCCGGCGCGGTGTGGTCGGCCGACGAGGAGCGCGCCCGCGCCTTCGCCCGGCGGATGCGCACCGGCCAGGTCGAGGTCAACGGCGGCAGCTTCAACCCGCTCGCCCCCTTCGGTGGCTACAAACAGTCGGGACTCGGACGCGAGCTGGGGCGGTGGGGCCTCGAGGAGTTCCTGGAGACCAAGTCCATGCAGCTGCGCGCCCTGTAGGCCGCGCATGCCGCCGGTGAGCCCGGGGAGGCTGCGCGACCGCCGCAGCGAGTGCGACGCTCTCGACGGCCTGCTCGGCGCCGTCCGCGAGGGGCGGAGCGGCGTGCTGGTGCTCCGGGGCGAGGCGGGGATCGGCAAGACGGCGCTCCTGGACCATGCCGTCGACACCGCGTCCGGCTGCCGCGTCGCCCGAGTCACCGGCGTGGAGTCCGAGATGGAGCTGTCGTTCGCCGGGATGCACCAGCTCTGCGGTCAGATGCTCGACCGGCTCGATGACCTGCCCGGACCCCAGCGCGCCGCCCTGGACTCGGCCTTCGGGCTGACCGCGGGCGCGGCACCGGACCTCTTCTTCGTCGGCCTCGCCGTGCTCAGCCTCCTCGCCGGCATCGCCGAGGAGCAGCCGCTGCTCTGCGTCGTGGAGGACGCCCAGTGGCTCGACCAGGCGTCGGCCCAGGTGCTGGCCATCGCCGCACGCCGGCTCCACGCGGAGTCGGTGGTCATGCTCGTCGCCATCCGCGAGCCCTGTGCGGCGCCCGCGTTCGAGGGTCTCCCGGCGCTGCTCGTCGACGGGCTCCCGGTGCGCGACGCCCGCGAGCTGCTCGACTCGGTCACCCCGGGCGGGCTCGACCCGCGGGTGCGCGACCGGATCGTCGCCGAGACCCAGGGGAACCCGCTCGCGCTGCTCGAGCTGCCCCGCGGCCTCGAGCCGGCGCAACTGGCCGCCGGGGTCGGCCTCCCGGGCACGCCGCGCGTCCCCGACCGGATCGAGGAGAGCTTCGCGCGACGGGTCGAGCAGCTGCCCGCCGCGACCCGGCTGCTGCTGCTCGCGGCGGCGGCCGAGCCCACCGGCGAGGCGGCGCTGCTGTGGCGGGCGGCGGCCGGTCTCGGCATCGGCGTCGAGGCGGCGGCTCCGGCCCGGGCGGAGGGCCTGCTGGAGCTCGGCGCGCGCGTCGCCTTCCGCCATCCGCTGGTGCGCTCCGCGGTGTACCGGGCGGCGTCGCCGGAGGCGCGCCGCCGCGTCCACGGGGCCCTCGCCGGCGCCATCGACCCCGATCTCGATCCCGAGCGCCGGGCATGGCACCTCGCCCACGCCGCGCCCGGCCAGGACGACGCGCTCGCGGACGAGCTGGTGCGGCTGGCGGGCCGCGCCCAGGGTCGAGGCAGCGTGGTGGCGGCGGCGACCCTGTTCGCGCGCGCGGTCGTCCTCACCGCCGACCCCGCCCGCCACGGCGAGCGGGTGCTCACCGCCGCCGAGGCCCACCTGTTCGCGGGATCTGCGGTCGCGGCGTCGGGGCTGCTCGACACCGCGGACCCCGGCCGCCTCGACGAGCTCGGACGCGCCCGGCTCGAGCGTCTGCGCGCCCGGATCGCGTTCGTCACCGGGCGTGGCCGCGATGCGCCGCCCCTGCTCCTCAGCGCGGCGCGCCGGCTCGAGGCGCTCGACGTCCGGCTGGCACGGGAGACCTACCTCGAAGCGCTGGAGGCGGCGACCTTCGCCGGCTCGCTGGCGAGCGGGCGCGGGGTGCTGGAGGTGGCGGAGGCGGCGCGTGCCGCCCCGCCGGCGCCGGGCCCGCCGCGGGCGAGCGACCTGCTGCTCGACGGTCTCGCCGCCCTCCTCACCGAGGGGTACGCCGCCGGCGTGCCCACGCTGCGGCGGGCGCTCGGCATGCACCGCGACAGCGACGACCTCCGCTGGCTCGGGCTCTCGGTGCGCATCGCCACCGACCTGTACGACGACGACGCCGTGCTGACCCTCGCCACCCGCGAGGTGCAGCTCGCTCGCGCGAGCGGCGCGCTGACCGTGCTTCCGCTGGCTCTCACGTACCTGGCCGGGTGGACCGTGGCCAGCGGCGACTTCGCCGGGGCGAGGTCGCTGATCGAGGAGGCGAGCTCGATCACGGCCGCGACCGGGAGCCCGCCGATCACCTCCGCCGAGCTCTACCTCGCCGCCTGGCGCGGCCACGAGGCGGAGCACGCCCGGCTCGCCGCAGAGATCCGCCGGGACGCCGAGGCTCGGGGCGAGGGCTGGGCGATCGCCACCATCGAGTACGCGACCGCGATCCTCCACAACAGCCTGGGAATGCATCGCACCGCGCTCGCCGCCGCACAGCGCGCCTGTGCGACCGGCGAGACCATCGCGAGCGGCTGGGCGCTCCCCGAGCTGGTCGAGGCGGCGGTGCGAGGTGGTCAGCGCGAGCTGGCGCTCCCGTACCTCGAGCGGCTGTCGGAGCTCGCTCGATGCAGCGCGACCGAGCTGGCACTGGGATTCCGCGCCTGCTGCCTGGCATTGATGGCGGAGGGACGCGACGCCGAGGACCTCTTCGGCGAGGCGGTGGACCGGCTGGGCCGCACCCGGGCGACGCCCCACCTCGCCCGCGTCCATCTGCTCCACGGCGAGTGGCTGCGCGGCGAGCGCCGGCGGCTCGACGCCCGCCGGCAGCTGTGGATCGCGCACGGGATGTTCGTGTCGATGGGCGCGGAGGCCTTCGCGACCAGGGCCGCGCGCGAGCTGCTCGCCACCGGTGAGCGCGTGCCCGAGGCGAGGGTCGAGACCCGCAGCCGCCTCACCGCGCAGGAGGCGCAGATCGCGCGGCTCGCCCACCACGGCCTCTCCAACCCGGAGATCGGCGCCCGCCTCTTCCTCAGCCCGCGCACGGTGGAGTACCACCTCCGGAAGGTCTTCACCAAGCTCGGCATCGGCTCACGCATCGAGCTCGGGCGGGTCCTCCCGGGCGTCGACGTGGATCCCGGATGAACCCCTCAGGACACCGACCGAGCGGGCGCGCTCGACCCTCCCCTCCCGGCGAACTGATCGAACGGCATCTGCCAGTCGCCCTCGCCGTCCTCCCCGGTCGCCGGCTTTGTGGATCCCCGCACCATCACGATGTCTCCGGGACGGCTGAGGTTGAAGAATGCCTCGGCATGCTCGGGGCTGAGATTGACGCACCCGTGGGAGACGTTGGTGACGCCCTGGGCCGCGAGCGACCACGGTGCTCCGTGCACGTAGTACCCGTCGGTCGAGATCGCGGTGTTCCAGTACACGTGCTCGTAGTACCCGTCCCAGGCCTCGCGGGGGATGCCGATGGACGTCGAGTCCATCAGCACATCCTGGTTCTTGTACCGGACGTACAGCGTCCCGTTGATCGTCTGCAGGTCGGAGCGACCGGCGCTGAGCGGCCACGTGCCGACGAGCCGGTCGCCGTCGTACACCCGCATCCGGTGGGTCACGGTGTCGACGATCGACACGTGCTTCGCTCCGATCGTGAAGGTCCTCCACCAGCTCTCGTGTCCCGGCGCACCGCCGCCGGCGGGAACGCCGTCGAGGTCCGCGGTCACGGCCACCCGCGTCCCGGGCGACCAGTACGACGCGGGACGCCAGTGCACCTCGTCGGCGGCGAACCAGTGCCATGCGCCGGCGACGGCGGGCACGGAGGTCACGCGAATGTGATCGACGAGCTCGCGCCGGTGCTCGGGCGCCACGTCCGCACCGAATCGGATGATGATCGGCATTCCCACGCCGACCGTGTCCCCGTCCTGGGGACGCATCGTCGTCCCCGGCGCGCTCACCTGGGGGGCGGCGACGGCACCGGTGGCCGGCAGGCTTCGACCCTGTCCACCGCCCGCGGCCTGGTCGCCACAGCCGGCGACGGCGACGGAGAGGGTGCCGAGGAGCAGCACCGGGAGGCGATCGGGGAATGGGAAGGGCGTCATCAGGAGGTCCCCGGGATGCAATCGTTCGGCCCGGAGTGTACATGCCGGCACCCGACGCCCTGGTATGTCAGTCCGCGGGGACCTCATCGACCGTGACCTCCGCCGCGTCTGGCTCAGCAAGCTCCGTCGGTCGGGGGTGGACGGCTAGCGCCCCGAACCGACCGGGATCCGCGCCTCGACCACCGTGCCCTGTCCCGGCGCGCTCATGACCGTGAGCTGACCGCCCGCGAGCTCGGCGCGCTCCCTCATCGAGCGCAGCCCGAAGCGGCGAGCTCCGGCCTGCAATCCCGTGGCGCGCTCTCCCGCCACCTCGAACCCCCCGCCATCGTCGACGACCCGGAGGCAGAGGGCACCACCGTCCTCCCGCAGCGAGACCTCCACCGTGCTCGCCCCGCCGTGCTTGCGCACGTTGGTCAGCGCCTCCTGGGCGATGCGGTAGAGGCCGAGCGCGACCTCGAGGGGCGGCTCGGACCTGAGGCGGACGCTCATCCGCAGCTCGAGGCCGGCCCGGAGCGCCTGATCACGCGCGGCGGCACGGAGCGCCGCCGCCAGTCCCTCCTCGAGGTGGTCGGAACGGAGCTCGAAGACGATCGAGCGGAGGCGCTCCGACGCATCCCTGGCGAGTTCGCGCTGGTCCTCGACCACCCGACGCTGCCGGGGGTCCAGGATCTCCTCGCACAGGAGGTCGAGGCGGAGCGCCATCGCACCCAGGGTCTGCAGCGTGTCGTCGTGGATGTCGCGCGCGATCCGCCTGCGCTCCTCCTCCATGGCCGCGGCCATGCGCCGGCAGTCGCTGTGATCGGAGGCCGCACCGCGTGGATGCCCGGCGTCCACCGGATGCGGTGAACGTGGCACGCTCGTCGCAGGCCGTTCCATCGTCTCCCGCCGTTGTGAACCGATCGTTGCAGAATATACTCTACGACCGGTTCCGACCGCTCAGAGAGATGCACGCATGACGCGACCACGGGGGTACGACCTCGACGCTGTGGTGGAGGCGGCCAGGGGCGCCTTCTGGGAGCGTGGCTACCAGGACACGGGCATCGCCGACCTGGAGCGGCTCGCCCGCGTCAACCGGTCCAGCCTCTACAACGCCTTCGGGAGCAAGGAGGGCCTCTTTCGCGACTCCCTCAATGCCTACATCCGGGAGTTCATCAACCCCCTCCTCACTCCCATGGAGGCTCCGGGGGCCGGAATGCGGGATGTCGAGGGGTTCTTCACCCGGCTCGCCGCCCTGTTCCGTGACGCCACCTCGCCCGCCCGGCACGGCTGCCTGTGGGTGAACACGATCGCCGAGTTCGCAGGCCGCCCCGCGCCGGTGGACGCCCGAGCCGCCGAGCTTCGGGATCGCCTCCGGGCGGCGTTCTGCAACGCACTCGGGGGCACCGGGTCGCGCCGCACCCGAGGCTCCGCGGTGGTCCGGCGGAGGGCTCAGATCCTCGGGCTGGCGACCTGGGGGGTGTGGATCGGCGCCCGCGACGATCCCGCGGATGCGGCGCTGCTCTGCGACGCCCTGGTCGCCGAGGTCCGGTCCTGGAGGTGCTCCCCGTCATAGTTGTGGCCGGTCATGGCCACATGTGGCGGCCCTGGCGCCGGGTAGCCGAAAGTCATGACGGAGCATGGTCAGGTCTGGTGATGGCAGGCCCGCAGCCTCCACCTAGACTCGCCGCGATGGCACTCCTCGACCACCACGCCACCCCCGAAGACCAGGCGACCACGTTCGCGGGCCGGACCCGCTACCGCGTCCAGGATGCCGGCCCGGCATGGTGGCCCTGGCGCTGGCGGGTCTGCGCCGTCCGCCCGACGGGTGCTCACGCTGTCCCCGTCGCCCTGCCCGTGGGCCGCCGCATGCGGCGCGAGGAGGCCGAGCACGAGGCGGCCTGGCAGAACGCGTGCGAGACCAAGCGCCTCAACAAGGCCCTCCTGCTGGGGGTGCGCGCGTGACCGCGTCGAACCGATCGCATCCATGGATTCAGCCCGGTTCCCTCGCGCTGTGGCGCAGGCCGTCGACGAGCAGGTCGAGGAGCCGACCGGCCTGCGCGCGCTGCGCCGGCTCGCCGGCGGCAAGGGACAGGCCGCTCAGGCCCAGGAGCACGTCGTTGGGCTCGACATCCGACCTCAGGGTGCCGGCGGCGACACCGGCGTCGAGGAGCGGGGTGATGGCCGCGATCAGCCGGTCGCGGCTCTCGGCGTACGGGTTCCCACCCGAGGCGATGACGGCGCGGAGCGCCCCGGCCATGCCGCGCTTGGTGGTCATGTAGTCGATGAAGCGATCCATCCAGGCGCGGATCGCCTGGTCCGGCGGCAGTGACCGCAGGAGCTCGGGCACCGCGTCGCACAGACGGGCGAGCTCCTGGCGATAGGCCGCCTCGACCAGCGTCTCGCGCGTCGGGAAGTGGCGGTAGAGCGTGCCGATGCCGACGCCGGCCGCCCTCGCGACGGCGTCGAGGGTCACGTCCGCCCCGTCGCTCGCGAAGGCGCGCACCGCGGCATCGAGCAGCCGGGCACGGTTGCGCAGGGCGTCGGAGCGCACCGCTCGGCCGCCGGTCTCCGACACGGGGTCCTCCTCTCGAGCCTGCATCGTTGGTGGGGCGCGGGTTGCGAAACGGAGGTGGCTCCGGTTAGACTGTGGCGTAACGGAGGCTCCTCCGATTCAGAGCATACCGGGTTCCGGCCCGGTCCGCACCGCCGGACCCACGGGAGAGAGCATGAATGTGACCGCGCCTGTCAGCACGCCCATCGTCGCCGGCACGACCCCCGCCGGGACGAAGGTCTGGCTCGTCACCGGCAGCTCCCGCGGCCTCGGCCGTGCCCTGGCGGAGGCGGTCCTCGCCGCCGGTCACCGGCTCGTGGCCACCGCCCGGGATCCCGGCCGGCTCGCCGACCTCGTCGAGCGGTACCCGGACCGGGCCGTCGCCGCCGCCCTGGACGTGACCGACCGGGCCCAGGCCGAGGCCGCGATCCGGGCCGCGGTCGACAGCTTCGGCCGTCTCGACGTCCTCGTGAACAACGCGGGGTACGCGAACGTGAACGCGATCGAGGACTTCACCGAGGAGGACTTCCGCGCCCAGATCGAGACCAACCTCTGGGGTGTCATCACCGTGACCCGCGCCGCCCTGCCCGTTCTGCGCCGGCAGCGCAGCGGTCACATCATCCAGATCTCGTCCGTCGGCGGCCGCGACACCGCCCCCGGGGTCGGCCCGTACCAGACCGCCAAGTGGGCGGTCGAGGGCTTCTCCGGCGTTCTCCAGAAGGAGGTCGCGCCGCTGGGCATCCAGGTGACCCTCATCGAGCCCGGCGGGTTCCGCACCGACTGGGCCGGGTCGTCGATGACCGTGCACGACATCCGTGAGGACTATCGCCCCACCGTCGGCAGGCTCGCCGAGCTGCGGGGGTCCGGAACGACGGCGATGGGTGACCCCGTCAAGGCCGCCGGGGCGATCCTGGCGATCAGCGAGGTGCAGGCGCCCCCGCTGCGGCTCCTCCTCGGGAGCGACGCCTACGCGATGGCCCGCGCCGCCGACGAGGCCAGGATCGCGTCCGACGAGGAGTGGAAGGAGCTGACGCTCTCCACCGACGCCGACGACGCCGAGCTGCGGCTCGACGAGCTGCGCCGGCTGACCGGGAGCCCGGTCCCCGGACCGGTGCACCCAGGAGGAACGACATGACCCCGGTGGCGACCACGACTCTCGAGCTGAGCTTCTTCGACAACCTGTCCGCGGGCCGGCTCGACCTCGCCCTGGCATCGATGGCCGACACCGCCGGCTGGTGGGTTGCCGGCGGTCCGGAGCAGTTTGCGCTCGCGGGCTCGTGGACCAGGGCCGAGTTTCTCGAGATGCTCGCGGTGATGGGAGCGGCGATGCCCGATGGCGTCCGGGTGTCCATCGACTGCCGCCTCCTGCGTGGGGTCTCCGAGGTTGCGGTGACCGCCACCTGGGATCTCGACTCCCTCGACGCTGCGGTGAGCCGGTAGCGTGGCGCGAACATCGACGATCACCGTCGGCGGCGACCTGCAGGTCGGACGCGTCGGCTACGGCGCGATGCGGCTCACGGGCCCGAAGCGCTGGGGCGAATACCCCGACCGCGACGGCGGAATCGCGCTGCTGCGCCAGGCCGTCGAAGCGGGTGTGACCCTGATCGACACCGCCGATGTCTACGGACCCCACACCAATGAGCTGCTGATCCGTGATGCGCTGCATCCCTACCCCGAGCACCTGGTCATCGCGACCAAGGGAGGCTTCGTCCGCGGTGGCGCGGAGTACTCGTCGCTCGAGGCGATCGGCAACGCCAACTACCTGCGACAGTGTGCCCACCTGAGCGCTCGGCGCCTCGGTGTCGAGCAGATCGACCTGTACTACCTGCACAGCGGATGGGCGACGGATGCGTCGTTCGAAGACCAGGTCGGCACCCTTGCGGAGCTGCGCCAGCAGGGCCTGATCCGCCATGTCGGTCTCTCCAACGTGACTCCCGACCAACTGCGTGCCGCACGTCGGATCGTCGACATCGCCGCCGTCACCGCCCTCTACAACGTGATCGCTCGCCAGCATGCCGCGCTTCTCGACGCGGCCCTCGAGGCGGGCGCTGTCTTCTCCCCGTGGCAGCCGGTGTCACTCACCGCGCCGGGCTCAGCCACCGACACCGGCGGTCCCGGGGCGGTCCGTCGCGTCCTCGAGCCCATCGCCGCCCGGCACGAGGCGACCCTGTCGCAGATCGCGCTCGCCTGGCTGCTGGCACGCTCGCCGGCGATCATGCCGATTCCCGGCACCACGAGCATCGCACACCTGCGCGAGAACCTCGCCGCGCAGGAGATCGAGCTCAGTGGTGAGGAGATTCAGTCGATCGACAGCGTGCAGCTCGACCACGGACAGCTCGCGACCGTCCACGAGGGGCGGAGCGGCGTGCTGATGCTCCGCGAGGGCCCGAATTTGACAATTCCGTAATCACGGCGCATGATCCACCGGCCAGCGGACCCCGGTGCCGCGGTCACGGCTGGAGGACGGCGTCGGTGCGAACAGACCGTCCACCCGAGGGGGCCATGAAGGTGGCCGCCGGTCATGGGCTCGAGCAACCGCTCGCGGTCGGGGAGCGTCGCGCCCCGGCGGTCCGCGGAACGACCGGTCAGGCCGCTGTCGTCGCCAATCAGCTGACCAAGCGCTTCGGTGACCGGACCGCCTTCTCCGAGGTGTCCTTCGAGGTCGCCTACGGCGAGGTCTTCGGCTTCCTCGGCCCGAACGGTGCCGGGAAGACGACGACGGTCCGCACCCTGGGCACGTTGATCGCGCCGACCTCCGGCTCGGCGACGGTGGCGGGAATCCCGCTCAGCTCCGAGAACGGGGTGGAGATCCGTGAGCGGATCGCGATCATGCCCGAGGCCCCCGGGCTCTACCTGCGCCTGACCGTGACCGAGAACCTGGAGTTCTTCGCCGGTCTCCACGGTCTGCACCGGCCCGCGAGGCGCATCGAGGACGCCCTCGAGGCCGTCCACCTCGCCGACCGGGCGGCCGATCTGTGCGGTGGCCTGTCCAAGGGGCTCCGCCAGCGGGTCGCACTGGCGCGAGCACTGCTCAGCAACCCGGCGATCCTGTTCCTCGACGAGCCGACCTCCGGTCTCGACCCGGTGGCGGCACACGAGGTGCACGAACTGATCAACGGCCTTCGGCAGAGGGGGGTGACGATCTTCCTCACCACCCACCGGCTCGACGAGGCCGAACGGCTCTGCGACCGGGTCGCCATCATGAGCACGACACTGCGAACCATCGGCCGCCCTGCGGACCTGCGCGACCAGCTCTTCACCAGGGCGCTCGCCGTCACGACCCTCGCGCCTCTGAGCGACCCCGGCCAGGTCTTCACCCGGATCCCGGGTGTCGACGGCTGGCGCTCCGAGGGCGCCGGTGCGTATGTGCTCACCGTGTCCGATCCGATGGTCGCCGCGCCCGCGCTGACCCGTGCCCTGGTCGCCGCCGGCGCGGACGTGCTGTCGATCACCGAGTCACGCCACTCCCTGGAGGACGTCTACCTCAAGCTGATCGACGAGGATGCCGGGGCAACCCGTCCATGAGAATGAGCACCGGCCGCATCGCCGCGGTGGTCCGCAAGGAGCTGCGCGAGTACCGCCGCAGCCCCTCCGTCATCGGGACCATGGCGGTGCTCCCGCTGGCCTTCCTCGTCGAGCCGATCGTCCTCATCCTCAAGCTCGGCTCCTCGATTCCTGCCGGCACTGTGCAGAAATCGGTGGGGGCGACGTTTCTCCTGCTGCTGGTCGCCCCCGCCCTCCTCCCCGCCGTCATCGCCGCGTCCTCCGTGGTCGGGGAGCGCGAGCAGGGGACCCTGGAGCCGTTGCTGACCACCCCACTGCGCCGGGAGGAACTGCTGCTCGGCAAGGCGGTGGCCGCGATCGTTCCCTCGGTGGGCATCGCCTACGTCGTCTTCGCCGCCATCGAGGTGACCGCCCGGCTCGTCGCCCGCAACCCGGCGGTCGCTCCCGCCCTGTGGCAGGGCCCGCACGTGCTCGCCGAGATCCTCTTCGCGCCTCTCCTCGCGGCCTGGTCGATCTGGGTCGGCATCGGCATCTCGGCGCGGTCGAGCGACGTGCGGGCCGCCCAGCAGCTCGGAACCCTGGCCAGCCTCCCTCCGCTCGGGGTGGTTGCCCTGATGTCCTTCAACGTCTTCACGCCGAGCCTCACCCTCGCGGTGATCTTTGCCCTGGTCCTCCTCGCCGCCGACGTCCTCCTCTGGCGCATCGTCTCGGCGATGTTCGACCGCGAGCGGCTGATCACCGGTGCCAGGGCCAGGCGGTCCACCGGGGCGACGAGCTCATGACGCCGGCCTCGCCCACCGCCCCGACGTGACGATCCGCATCCACGAGTCGGACAATCACTTCTTCTTCATCGGCACCGGTCCGTCGACGGCAGCTGGCTCGATCAGCCTGCCGTTTCTTGACAGGTGGGGGTCGGTGCATGCCGAAAGATTGAAACAGCAGGGCCGTCGCTTGCCGCTCTTCATTTTCGAGATACTCACGTCGACCCGTCGTCTGCGCGTGTCAGGGTTCTGCGTTGCATTGACCCAGCGAACCCATTCCCAGCGCGCCATCGGCGTGATCTCTCTCCAGAGGTCCTGGATCTTCTGAGGGGCCGCCGCCAGAGCTGTCTCGAGATCCTGCGGCACGTTCGGCTCCGGCCAGTCCTTGAGGGGCTCGATCTCGAGGATCGCGGTGTCACCCGCGCTGACAGCGGCGGCTTGCTGTTGCCTCTCATCAACCCGCATCCAGTGGCCAGAACAGCCGTCCGGTTCCAGCACCGTCTGGAACCCGTGGCCATTGATCGTTCCCTGTACCGCCACCTGCCCGCGCGACGGCAGTTGCGCGCTCGCTCCCTCAGGCAGCCGCACAACGGTCCATTCGTCGATCGTGTGCAGTGTGGCATCGAACCGAATTGCTGGCACTCCCTCATGCTAGCTCAAGGTCGTCACATGGCATCGACCAGCGACGGTGTCGGGAACCGAGGGGAAGGTCACCTTGCCGGAACCGGACGGAACGTCAGGCGGAGCGGCGTCCCAGCCCGTGTTCCTGCGCGTAGGCGCTCAGCTCACGGGGTGCGCGCTCGATGTGCTCGGTCAGCACCGCGATGGCCGGTTCCGGGTCCCGGCCGACCGCGAGGTCACGGAGCCGGCGATGTTCCCCGGCGATGTCCCGGGCATGGTCGTCGGTGAGCGCCCAGTACCAGCGTCGATACAGCTCGGCGCTGTCCCGCAGTGAGGTGACGATACCCTCGAGTCGCGGACTGCCGCACCCCGCGAGCAGGGTCTGGTGGAAGTCACGGTGCGCCGCCGACCAGCCGTCGTTGAACTCCCCCGTCGCGTCCGCGACGGGGGTGCGCTCCAGGGTGTGGTGGGCGGCGACCACGGCCGCCTCCCACCCCACATCCCCGTTCTGGAACGCCTGCCGAAGCGCGAGGGACTCGACCTCGACCCGTACCCGGGTGAGGTCGGCCAGGTCGGCCGTGGACACCTCCCGCACGCTGAAGCCGCGCTGGGGG from Candidatus Dormiibacterota bacterium harbors:
- a CDS encoding GntR family transcriptional regulator, whose product is MTPGRGAAERRASTRTEQVYDELRRELLDLHGPFGPGDRLKSLPLAERFGASLSVIREALTRLAEQGLVVATPQRGFSVREVSTADLADLTRVRVEVESLALRQAFQNGDVGWEAAVVAAHHTLERTPVADATGEFNDGWSAAHRDFHQTLLAGCGSPRLEGIVTSLRDSAELYRRWYWALTDDHARDIAGEHRRLRDLAVGRDPEPAIAVLTEHIERAPRELSAYAQEHGLGRRSA